The Musa acuminata AAA Group cultivar baxijiao chromosome BXJ2-2, Cavendish_Baxijiao_AAA, whole genome shotgun sequence genome contains the following window.
CATCAAATTGACGGCGCTTCCTCACGTGTTCCCGGTGGGCGGCTGGCGGCTGGCGGCGGCGATCCAGGAACCGGCCCGGTTATGTCTCGGAGGCCCAGTTTACAAGATGGACGATTGAGCCCACATATATTTTCCAGCCCGAACTGCTTCGAGAAGAACTCGTCAACGGACTCTAATAGTTTCGTGCATAAATAGCTTATCTATCataatattataaacataattgcAAATCAGTAATATATTTTCACAATATATTCACGTTCGATGGATCGGAGGAAAATTAATGTTACTAACTAAAAATGGCACAcaatatttgaaattatgcatttaaaattttaataaatatatactGATGTATTAATCTGTTCTCAAAATAGATGAATATatttccaaaaaatatatataaatatgtttcCAAACGTAACAGTCTAAAAATATAAATGTGATTCACGCAGACGTCGATCGACTATTAATGGTTGACTACATAGGTAAATGTGACACGATCGGTCTTTGCTTCTGCTGCTGCAATTTTTTTGGAATGAAGATGCCCAAAAGTCGCAGCCAGAGGAATGTGGTCTCGGAATCATCCTCTACATATAACCCCTTCAACCATGCACTCGAAAAGGGTACAGATAAAGGGATTCTGATTTGATGTCTTTCTCCCAAATCCTTGTAGAAATCTTTGCATCATTAATGGTCGATCAATCAAGGTGCCTGAATGTGGAATCATACATGATAGATATCTTTGATGACTTATAAATGCAGGGTTCTAATTCACTGTACATGGAATCTTCATCGGGGCCGTCATTATAGCGGACACGTATGTGATCTTCTATTTCTTGTGGGGATGATGGCATACAATGATACTCACTAAAATTAGTTTGGCTCACAAAAGAGAAATATGAATAAAGGCTTGTATAAATCATGAAGATATAGTTTTGGTTTGGCTGATCATTTCACTAGTCTCGAGTCCAAACGCAATGGCAGAGTCCACCACCATTACATCCGCAATCTCTTTCAGATGACCACCACATGCATGCTAACATAAGGCAGGAAGGTCAATGTCTCAGGAGGCACGGAAGGTGGATGTAAGTCTGGAGTCAAAGGAGAGCCGTGAAGGAAATCTAAAAATActgcagaagaagaagaggcacaAGAGGATGGATTTAGATGTCTCTTGTGATCATGGACTCTTGATAATAGATAGAAAGGTGGGAAATATATAAAACAGGCTTTgattggggagagagagagagagagagagagaggcaacccATGTGCACAAATGGAACCATAGAGAGAGAAAgtgtgtgtggtgtgtgtgtgAGACAAACACGGAGAGAGTAGAATAGCAGTGACAAGAGGGGAGACGAAGAAAGAAGAAAGTCTTTATGGAAAGAAGAGGAAGTAGCCTATACAAGTGGGTGGCATGGGGGGAGGAGAAGATGCAGTAGAGGAGGAGGTGAGAGTAGAAGAGAAGAGAAGCTTATAAAGATCCCATATTTTTGGCTTTGCGTGGTAGCCTTAGAGGCGGCAAAGGAGTGAGTGAGGGGAGAGAGAGATGAAGGAAGGGGGCGGAGATGGGTTCGTGAGGGCGGACCAGATCGATCTGAAGAGCTTGGACGAGCAACTGGAGCGGCACCTCAGCCGGGCATGGACgatggagaagaggaaggaggaggagaggagggagaggcGGAGGGAGGAGTGGGAGATCGACCCATCGAAGCTGCTCATCAAGGGGGTAATCGCCAGGGGCACCTTCGGCACCGTCCACCGTGGGGTCTACGACGGCCAGGACGTCGCCGGTAAAAAAAGAGATCGGAGAGATAGGAGGAATTCCGATGCATATTTGGTCTTCTCTGTCCAATAATGCTTGCGTTTTACTGCCGAAAATTGATCTTTTTGGCGATCGATTAGGGCTTTTTGCTTCATCGAATTTTCTCGTTTCGTGATTTCCTTCGAACTCTTCGAGACATCCCCTCTTTGTCTTGCGTCGAATCTACTGAATTCAATTGCTTCGAAGTGCTTCATCATCTTTCGAagaattccctttttttttctagattatttgtttttattttttttctgtggAATCCGTTTAGACTTATGCCCTTTCTCTCCGTCTCCTGCTGAATCTGTTCGTATTTTCTACGATGCACAGACTCTGCTTGTTCCTTTACGTAGTGATGGAAATGAAGGGGAAAAGTATGCCTACTTGTCTCGTCATCAGTTTGGAGAAGATTCAAATGCAAATTTCCATTTGTGATACCATGATCTTTCTGTTTACGTCTCTGCTCTTGTGTTTGCCGGGTGATATGCTTCACCTTTTGGGGTTTGGTACGCCCCGGTTGGGCTTATAAAGGCTATTGTTCATTGATGTAGCCACAAACCTGCCTGTGACTTCACATGCTGGGTGGAGTGTTTTCCGTGACACTTGTTGCATCAGTTGTTTTCTCCCTTGTACTTCATGTGAACCGAACTAAACAACTATTACTGGTTTGACGTGGGTGTTGGTCTTGTGATATCTAAAGCAGAACAGAAAGCTGTAGCACTGACAAATGATGACAAGAAATGGTTGATATGCTATGCACTCTGGGGTGATTGAGTTTGACATTGTGTGTGTTTGATGCATGGTAGTTCATCTGTTTCAGCATTAGCAGGCACTTAAATATGTAAAACAGACTAATAAAAGTTGTGTTTTGCTTCAGAATCATTCTCTGGGGTTTACCTGAGTGAGCACCGGAAACCACATCCCTCTTGCTCATTTGTTTTGatgcaagattttttttttttttttttgagttttgcATGTTGACCATGGATTTGAAGACGATTACACATTCAGCGTGTACGCTGCACTTCTTTTGCTAGTTGTTAAAGGATATCTTTTTTACTGCTCTCAGTGAAGTTGCTAGACTGGGGCGAAGACGGAAACAGAACGGAAGCTGAAGTTGCGGCACTGCGGGCAGCCTTCTCTCAAGAAGTCTCAGTTTGGCATCAGCTTGATCATCCCAATGTAACTAAGGTAAAGATAGTTACGTAAAGATACGATATTATTTCTGTAACTATTGCAAAACTTTAATCCGAGTCATATGCTTTTCGTGTCCATTTGCTTGATGTATTTAGTTCTTTTATGTTGCCGTCATGTTAAGCAGAAAGATTAGGTTTACAAGGTGTCATCTGGTTGGAAATCTTCTCTGCATTCATCTTTTTTAATATGGTTATCTACTAATTCTTCTTGTTTGTGTGGCATTATGTCATTTTAAACTTCTTTTTATTTGCAGTTTATCGGTGCTGCCATTGGAGCAACAGACCTTAACATACAAACAGAAAATGGTCATCTTAGCATGCCAAGCAATATTTGCTGTGTTGTCGTTGAGTATCTCCCTGGCGGTGCACTGAAATCATTTCTTATAAAACACCACAGAAGAAAAATAGCTTTCAAAATAGTCGTCCAGATGGCTTTGGATCTTGCAAGCGGGTGAGAGTCGGTCTTAAGTTCTTTGATTCAGAAGCTCTTAGTTCACCACATATTTTTTCTGCTTGAATGTATAAATACTTTCATGCTTCTGATCCCTGTTAAAAGAGCTCTTTGCAAAATAAATCTGTTTGTGCAATTTGCATCTCTATCTGTAGGTTAAGCTATCTTCATTCCAAAAAGATTGTGCACAGAGATGTGAAGACAGAAAATATGCTTCTAGATAGAACAGGAAGAGTGAAAATTGCTGACTTTGGCGTTGCTCGAATTGAGGCTCAAAATCCTAATGACATGACGGGTGAGACAGGAACCCTTGGTTACATGGCACCAGAGGTATAAGATCCCTTTTGTGATGTTAAACACCATCATTTCTTTTCTCAATATTCTTTCCAGTACATTTTTCAGCAGCATGAACTATTTGTGGAGCTGTCATAATCATTAAAGATTAACTCATTTAGATTGTGTGTTGTATCAATACATCGTCTTGAAAGAAAGATTTGCTTATGATAAGCATGCTATgatattttttgttctttgagTCCATGGCATCAAGATGACATATTAGGTTGTCTTAACTTAGACGCTTGTAACAAGGAAATAATTAGACACATATATGAATGTGAAAGTTAGTTCCTGGCTGTATACACAGATAACAGAATGATGTATGCATGTTGTCTGCACTATGTATGATTGCTTgctagaaaagaagaaaaagtcaaTCTGACAGAAAACATACTGAAAGAAAGCTTCTCCTGAATTTTGTTAGGGAACTATTAGGTTTGTTGATAAAGAAAGATTAAAGATTCATCTAGACAGA
Protein-coding sequences here:
- the LOC135605887 gene encoding serine/threonine-protein kinase 54-like; the protein is MKEGGGDGFVRADQIDLKSLDEQLERHLSRAWTMEKRKEEERRERRREEWEIDPSKLLIKGVIARGTFGTVHRGVYDGQDVAVKLLDWGEDGNRTEAEVAALRAAFSQEVSVWHQLDHPNVTKFIGAAIGATDLNIQTENGHLSMPSNICCVVVEYLPGGALKSFLIKHHRRKIAFKIVVQMALDLASGLSYLHSKKIVHRDVKTENMLLDRTGRVKIADFGVARIEAQNPNDMTGETGTLGYMAPEVLNGNPYNRKCDVYSFGICLWEIYCCDMPYPDLSFSEITSAVVRQNLRPEIPRCCPSSLAHVMKTCWDANPDRRPEMDEVVAMLEAIDTSKGGGMIPPDQQHQGCCGCFGRYRGP